Genomic DNA from Thermoleophilaceae bacterium:
ACGACGTCGCGGACTTCCCCGAGCTCGCGATGCGCCTGTTCGCCACGGATTCGATGGCGCATGTGGTCTTCTCGAACTGCGTGGGCGAGGTGACGCTGAAGGACAGGGACGCGGTGCACAAGGACATCGAGCGCCTGAAAACGCGCTCGGTGACACGGACCCATCCGACGCGTTCATGGGGGCGGTGAGCCCAGGGCAGATCGCGTTCAACTATCCGGACCAGCACTACGGCTCCCACGAGAAGTATCTCGGCGCCCTGGCGGACGCTCTCTCATACGAGTACGACGCGATCGTCGACGCCGGGTTCAACCTGCAGATCGACTCGCCGGACTGCGCCATGGCGGCGCACTGCCGCTCCGTGGGCAGCAGCGTGGGCGACTGGCACACCCACCTGCCGCTGGCGATCGAGGCACTGAACGCGGCGCTCGATGGGATCCCGCCGGAGAAGGTGCGCTTCCACGTGTGCTGGGGCAACTACGGCGGCCCGCACCACAAGGACGTGCCGCTGCGCGAGATCATCGAGCAGGTGTACAAGGTGAACGCGCACGCGATCTACCCGGAGGGGGCGAACCCGCGGCACGAGCACGAGTACCGCGTGTTCGAGGAGGTGCCGCTGCCAGATGACAAGATCGTGATCCTCGGGACGATCGACGTGAAGTCGAACTACGTCGAGCACCCGCAGGTTGTGGCCGATCGCCTGCTGCGCGTCGCTCGGATCGTGGGCAAGGACCGCGTGATGGGCGGCACCGACTGCGGCTTCGACACCTTCATCCGCTTCTCGCTCGTGGACCCGAAGGTGGCGTGGCTGAAGCTGCAGTCGCTGGCCGAGGGCGCGGAGCTGGCCTCGCAGCAGGCCTGAGCAGCGACGGAAGGCCTGGATCGAGCCCCATATCCGGGGCTGAGCCAGGAACCTTCGCGGTATCCGGCGGTGGCCGGGCTGCCTATCAACTCTTTTGTTGACAAGATCGGTGACGAGTGCAAGAGTCGCGCTCGCTCTGCCGCTGATCGAAGGGAGGACAGGTGGACAGGATTCTCACCACGCACACGGGGAGCCTGATCCGGCCGCCGGAGCTGCTCGCATTTCTTGCCGCGCAGGCCACTGGTGGGGAGGTCGACGACGCCGCCTACCAGCAGGCTCTCCAGGAGGCGGTGAAGGACACCGTCCGCAAGCAGGTGGAGGCCGGCGTCGACGTGATCAACGACGGCGAGATGGGCAAGTCCAACTGGATCATCTACCTGTACGAGCGCGTGACCGGGCTCGAGGCGCGCGACATCCCGCTCGAGGGAAGCAGCGTCCTGCCGCCGAGTCGCGACCGCCAGGCGTTCCCGGGCTTCTACGCCGAGCACGACGCGGAGTTCGAGAAGGCCAACCGCGAGAGCCTCGGTGCGAAGGAAGAGGAGGAGACGGACGAGGAGCCGGTGGGCAAGGTATGGGTGTGCACGGCGCCGATCGAGTACGACACCACCTCTCTCGAGCGCGACATCGCCAACCTCACCGAGGCCGCGGCCGGCCTCGAGGTCACCGACCTGTTCCTGCCGGTGGTGGCGCCGGCCAGTGCGTACTGGCTGGAGAACGAGCACTACTCAAGCGAGGAGGAGTTCGTATACGCGCTCGCTGACGCGCTGCACGAGGAGTACAAGACGATCGTCGACGCCGGGCTGATGCTCCAGGTGGACGACGCGGTGCTGATGCACGAGGCGGACTCGATCATGTCGCTCGGCGGCTCGTGGGAGGACTACCGCAAGTGGGCGGAGCTGCGCGTGGACGCCTTGAACCACGCGCTGCGCGGGCTACCCGAGGAGCGCGTGCGCTACCACGTGTGCTGGGGAAGCTGGCACGGGCCGCACGCGTATGACCCACCGCTGAAGGACGTGGTGGACCTCATCCTGCGCGTGAACGCCGGCGCCTACCTGATGGAGCAGGCCAATGCTCGGCACGAGCACGAGTGGCAGGTGTGGGAGGACGTGAAGTTCCCGGAGGGCAAGAAGCTGATTCCGGGCGTGGTCACGCACCACACCAACGTGGTGGAGCACCCCGAGCTGGTGGCGCAGCGGCTAACGCGGCTGGCAAAGATCGTGGGGCGCGAGAACGTGATGGGCGGCACCGACTGCGGCTTCGCTCAGGGCGCCTTCATCCGCCGCGTGCATCCCGAGATCCAGTGGGCCAAGCTGGCGGCGCTGGCCGAGGGCGCGCGGATCGCTTCGCGCGAGTTGTGGGGCGCGAAGGCGGCCGTCTGACCTCGACCGGTCGCGGAAACCGTGGCTGAGCGCTACCAGCGTCCGGGCTGGTTCACCACACACGTCTTCAACCCCATCGTCGCCGGGCTCACGCGCGTGGGCTTGAGCGTGTACGGATCGCGCGTGCTCGAGGTGAAGGGCCGCAAGTCGGGCGAGTGGCGACAGGTTCCGGTCAACCTGCTGCGCCACGAGGGCGTGGATTACCTGGTGGCCCCGCGAGGCCAAACGCAGTGGGTGAAGAACCTGCGGGCGAGTGGTGAGGCGAGGCTGCGGGTGGGGCGCCGTACGCAGACGTTCAGCGCCCTGGAGCTCACAGACGACGAGAAGCCACCGCTGCTGCGCGCGTACCTGAAGAAGTGGAAGTTCGAGGTGGGCGTGTTCTTCGAGGGTGTGGGGCCCGATTCACCGGAGGAGGAGCTGCGCCGGATCGCGCCGGGTTATCCGGTGTTCCGCCTCGCCGCCGGCGCTAGCTCTGCGAGCGCTCGAGCGCCTTCGCCACGTTCGTGAGGTGGCGCTTCATCGCGCGTTCGGCCTTGTCCGCTTCCCCGGAGGCCACCGCGTCCACGATCGCGCCGTGCTCCTCGAGCGACTGGGACGGCCGGCCCGGGATCAGGATCGTCCTGAACTGGAAGCGCACCATCTGCGAGTTGAGAGAGCGGATCAGCCGCTGCGCGGTGGCGTGGCCGGACAGCTCCACGATCTTCGCGTGAAGCTCCGCGTTCACGTCCGAGGCGCCGATCAGGTCCTCTCCGGCGAGCGCGGCGCGCTGGCGCGCCAGCACCTCCCGCACCTCGGCCGCCGTGGCGGGCGTGATCCGCAGCGCCGCCTGCCGCGCCGCCAGCCCCTCGAGGGCCGCCCGCGCCTGCAGGATCTCCACGGCCTCCTGCTCGGTGACGAGGCGCACGCGCGCGCCGCGATGGGGCTGCCGCTCCACGAGTCCCTCGTGCTCCAGCCGCACGAGTGCCGTGCGCACGGCGGCACGGGGCATCCGGAAGGCGCTGCTCATGTCGGCCTCCACGAGCCGCTGGTTGGGGGCGAGCTCGCCCCGGATGATCGCTTCGCGCAGGCGCAGGTAGCCGTCGTCCTCGCGGGCGCGGCGGCGGCGTGCGCCGCCGTCGTCGGGGCCGATTTGGGTGGTCATCTTCCGAGCCATTCTGCCTGACCTTAACCGTCACAAATATTGTTGACAAGATAGACGACGATACGGTTAAATCCTCGCGGGTTGAGCGGGGACGGCTGGGCATCTCCGTCCCGGTTCGAGTCTTCGATTCGAGGGATTGGAGGGGCAGTGAGTTCGAAGCGTCGAATGACCGGCTTCGGGGCTGCCGCAGTAGTGGGTCTGGCCCTGGTGGCAGCAGGGTGCGGCGGCAGCGGCTCGAGCACCAGCACGAGCGCCGGCACCACCCCCGCGTCCACCGCCGGAGGCAGCTCCACGCAGGCGGCTGGCGGAGCGGGAACCGGAGGAGCCGGGCAGAAGTCCGTAACGGACTATCAGGCCTACATCGGGGGCAAGCCGGGCAAGGCTGACCCCTCCAAGTCGCCCATCTACATCGGCTGGGTGAACCAGCAGGGCGGCCAGCAGGTGATCGGCGCGGCCGCCACCGACGGCGCGGACCTCGCCGTGAAGTACGTGAACGACCAGCTCGGCGGCATCGCGGGCCATCCGGTGAAGCTCAAGACGTGCTTCATCAAGTCGGCCGAGGAGGAGGGCACCTCGTGCGCCCAGAAGCTCGGCAACGACAAGACGGTCCCCGTCATCGACATGGGCGCCGTTGCGATCGGCATCCAGCCCTTCTACTCGACCATCGCCGGCAAGAAGCCGATCATCACCGGCGTGGGCGTGACGCCGGTGAACTCGGTGCAGAAGAACTCGGTGATCCTGTTCGGCGACGTGACGAAGGTGCTGGGTCCGTTCGGCACGTACGCGAAGGACATCCTGCACGCGAAGACCGCGGCACTCGTCTACCCGAACATCGCGGGTATCACGGACGGCGCGGCCGCGATCGCCAAGGGCCTCACCGCGGCGGGCGTGAAGGTGAAGAAGGTGGGCTACTCGCAGGGGCAGACCGACCTGATCGGGCCGCTCACGGCGGCCGGCGCGCAGAGCGCCGACATGGTGATCCCGTACAGCGACGCGTCGGG
This window encodes:
- a CDS encoding cobalamin-independent methionine synthase II family protein, with translation MDRILTTHTGSLIRPPELLAFLAAQATGGEVDDAAYQQALQEAVKDTVRKQVEAGVDVINDGEMGKSNWIIYLYERVTGLEARDIPLEGSSVLPPSRDRQAFPGFYAEHDAEFEKANRESLGAKEEEETDEEPVGKVWVCTAPIEYDTTSLERDIANLTEAAAGLEVTDLFLPVVAPASAYWLENEHYSSEEEFVYALADALHEEYKTIVDAGLMLQVDDAVLMHEADSIMSLGGSWEDYRKWAELRVDALNHALRGLPEERVRYHVCWGSWHGPHAYDPPLKDVVDLILRVNAGAYLMEQANARHEHEWQVWEDVKFPEGKKLIPGVVTHHTNVVEHPELVAQRLTRLAKIVGRENVMGGTDCGFAQGAFIRRVHPEIQWAKLAALAEGARIASRELWGAKAAV
- a CDS encoding nitroreductase family deazaflavin-dependent oxidoreductase codes for the protein MAERYQRPGWFTTHVFNPIVAGLTRVGLSVYGSRVLEVKGRKSGEWRQVPVNLLRHEGVDYLVAPRGQTQWVKNLRASGEARLRVGRRTQTFSALELTDDEKPPLLRAYLKKWKFEVGVFFEGVGPDSPEEELRRIAPGYPVFRLAAGASSASARAPSPRS
- a CDS encoding GntR family transcriptional regulator, which gives rise to MTTQIGPDDGGARRRRAREDDGYLRLREAIIRGELAPNQRLVEADMSSAFRMPRAAVRTALVRLEHEGLVERQPHRGARVRLVTEQEAVEILQARAALEGLAARQAALRITPATAAEVREVLARQRAALAGEDLIGASDVNAELHAKIVELSGHATAQRLIRSLNSQMVRFQFRTILIPGRPSQSLEEHGAIVDAVASGEADKAERAMKRHLTNVAKALERSQS
- a CDS encoding ABC transporter substrate-binding protein, whose amino-acid sequence is MSSKRRMTGFGAAAVVGLALVAAGCGGSGSSTSTSAGTTPASTAGGSSTQAAGGAGTGGAGQKSVTDYQAYIGGKPGKADPSKSPIYIGWVNQQGGQQVIGAAATDGADLAVKYVNDQLGGIAGHPVKLKTCFIKSAEEEGTSCAQKLGNDKTVPVIDMGAVAIGIQPFYSTIAGKKPIITGVGVTPVNSVQKNSVILFGDVTKVLGPFGTYAKDILHAKTAALVYPNIAGITDGAAAIAKGLTAAGVKVKKVGYSQGQTDLIGPLTAAGAQSADMVIPYSDASGCVNQAKGLKQLGITDAKKIVSAPLCLNPTVSAGLGGDYPIWTYAIASSLYGDPTDPGMPPYMKVTQQYKVKDAPDPWVIVTFSQVLTTIKFLNELGPSNLSSSAILNKAKSFTGPVALGAPELQCGKYPDAPAVCNDRTQFFTYHGKNDFKKAASWLQPPQ